The following are encoded together in the Primulina tabacum isolate GXHZ01 chromosome 18, ASM2559414v2, whole genome shotgun sequence genome:
- the LOC142532529 gene encoding uncharacterized protein LOC142532529 produces the protein MNFLIWNVRGLRSSESQQRLHAHVKDKRVKILAILEPMIDLDVRFMTRRFGFSRVISNSSGHIWVFFAEDVTVECLFDHTQFLHFRVSATFLPTTVFCSFVYAKCDYIERRQLLNSLLQVKPAQGPWLVGGDFNVVRNSSECLGSSGGRLLPMEEFNHFILDSGLVDAGFEGSSFTWTNKTIWKRLDRVFVSVDWGDHFHSIRVEHLIRTVSDHCPLFVSVPVFASGPSSFRFQSMWLRHHGFLQTVRLNWNLPCHLNGMPRLFVKLKRLKSHLKWWNKSVFGDLFAKLAEAEQAVRIAEADCEAAPSDLHWTSLSNCNADLARVTAMEADFWRQKAACRWLEDGERNTKLFHNMVKKKRVANKIFRIWDNGSCITSPELIQQSGAAFFQNLLTGDPFVLSCPDFF, from the coding sequence atgaattttctcatatggaATGTCAGGGGGCTCCGGAGCTCGGAGTCTCAACAAAGGCTACATGCCCACGTTAAAGATAAGAGAGTCAAGATCTTGGCTATTTTGGAAcccatgattgatctggatGTTCGTTTTATGACTCGTCGTTTTGGTTTTTCTCGAGTTATATCGAACTCCTCGGGTCATATCTGGGTTTTCTTTGCTGAGGATGTCACGGTTGAGTGTCTTTTTGATCACACTCAATTCCTTCACTTCCGGGTTTCTGCTACTTTTTTGCCGACCACTGTCTTTTGTTCCTTTGTTTATGCTAAGTGTGACTACATTGAGCGCAGACAGCTTTTGAATTCTTTGCTTCAGGTTAAGCCTGCTCAGGGTCCTTGGCTTGTTGGTGGCGACTTTAATGTAGTCAGGAATTCGTCGGAGTGTTTGGGTTCTTCTGGTGGGCGGTTGCTTCCCATGGAAGAAtttaatcactttattttggattCTGGGTTAGTAGATGCTGGTTTTGAAGGGTCTTCGTTCACGTGGACGaacaagaccatttggaagcgtctTGATCGGGTTTTTGTgtctgttgattggggtgacCATTTTCATTCTATTCGTGTGGAGCACCTCATTCGTACGGTCTCTGACCATTGTCCTCTTTTTGTGTCAGTCCCGGTCTTTGCTAGTGGGCCGAGTTCTTTTCGCTTTCAGAGCATGTGGCTcaggcaccatggttttttgcagacggtgaggcttaattggaatttaCCGTGTCATTTGAACGGTATGCCCCGTCTTTTTGTGAAGTTGAAGCGCCTCAAAAGCCATCTGAAGTGGTGGAATAAGAGTGTTTTTGGTGATCTTTTTGCCAAACTTGCTGAGGCGGAGCAGGCTGTACGGATTGCTGAGGCAGATTGCGAGGCTGCTCCTTCGGATTTGCATTGGACTAGTTTGTCCAATTGCAATGCAGATCTTGCTAGGgttaccgccatggaggcggatttttggcggCAAAAAGCTGCTTGTAGGtggttagaggatggtgagaggaacaccaaactcttccaCAATATGGTCAAGAAAAAAAGGGTGGCTAATAAAATCTTTCGTATTTGGGATAATGGCTCTTGCATTACTTCCCCTGAGCTTATTCAGCAGTCTGGGGCCGCCTTTTTTCAAAACCTGCTTACTGGGGATCCTTTTGTGCTTTCTTGCCCGGATTTTTTCTGA